A window of the Lolium perenne isolate Kyuss_39 chromosome 7, Kyuss_2.0, whole genome shotgun sequence genome harbors these coding sequences:
- the LOC127301098 gene encoding uncharacterized protein: MGSAQSAERVMPEQVVHDLHREDQILQERSMCGCGMQSTRQRTEEERDASIICHVHHALRHYNANHEGLDFVPVKPLMAAYVGFRGHIWAHVSFLARRSGKPVTHFFAELRYDYNFGTPTVETCTIVDKSLRHSHLSTACTFCPKSFEILHPLDGKFMCGKKSQANKEQGFYHFMNLLEKPYTCSTKSDDAKEDMGVAILEEKHSILSWTCRPYDFCRNFISRFFWAFDAKLKARVYGKPTQEINVTG; the protein is encoded by the exons ATGGGATCCGCACAGTCGGCCGAGAGGGTGATGCCGGAGCAAGTCGTGCACGACCTGCACCGCGAGGATCAGATTCTACAGGAACGCTCGATGTGCGGGTGTGGCATGCAATCAACTCGCCAGCGCACCGAAGA GGAGCGCGATGCATCCATCATTTGCCATGTCCACCATGCTCTGCGCCATTACAACGCCAACCACGAG GGTTTGGACTTTGTGCCTGTCAAGCCTTTGATGGCTGCGTACGTAGGTTTCAGAGGCCACATTTGGGCCCACGTTAGCTTCCTCGCTCGCAGGAGTGGCAAACCCGTCACGCACTTCTTCGCTGAGCTACGCTACGACTACAACTTTGGCACACCAACTgttgaaacatgcaccatcgtcg ATAAATCATTGCGCCACAGCCACTTGAGTACCGCGTGTACGTTTTGCCCCAAAAGCTTTGAAATTCTGCACCCTCTCGATGGAAAATTCATGTGCGGAAAGAAGAGCCAAGCAAACAAAGAGCAAGGTTTCTATCATTTCATGAATCTACTTGAGAAACCGTACACATGCTCCACGAAAAGTGATGATGCCAAGGAGGACATGGGCGTGGCAATTCTGGAGGAGAAACATAGCATCCTGAGCTGGACCTGCCGCCCCTATGATTTTTGCCGTAATTTCATATCAAGGTTTTTTTGGGCCTTTGATGCAAAGCTTAAGGCGCGAGTCTATGGCAAACCTACGCAGGAAATCAATGTAACGGGTTAA